Proteins encoded by one window of Mycolicibacterium sp. ND9-15:
- a CDS encoding AAA family ATPase produces the protein MPPESEVAASHGETTTHQPAEADTDITGYSDILDYLNACYGDQTGRAHAAIGRDPHLVDGKYKHRVWQENHSAWPDDAEALARTLAEASHDGDVYVCPYLMWTDKRTPGGAVGRILVHADVDRECDPQKVRDLGGFAVASGTSGHAHVYVPLSESVPAYQHKALERALVAHFGADAKISANDVLRPPGTLSFKPTVFTPGADPAPVTWLIPPNGDRANPHTLASELGVVLTESTVKGRNGEQVTSSAMTTTPAGVPEPVNLDGYPTVQAALALDTGDRSEDTMRVVGACYDAELVLGQTRSVVSRRADLAQRLAERSDDDVLTCWLKVVDDRQNRKWMDSGQTASGPSDDGDSGGGQTKPPTYAGLLLTRSALRTLPNPAPLIDNVLDKGTCALLYGHRGTFKTFIALDWALCGATGRPWQGRATERGRVLYIAAEGAFGAKGRIDAWETGWHTSVSDENFAVLPRPVNLNTPADVANLGALIDWGGYSFVLIDTMARCMVGADENSAKDTGLIVDRLYWLLDRTPGRRGVVLGVHHTGKDAKTLRGSSAFEAGVDTVYSTTRDDGVVILNREKRKDGPEADRHELRLDLIEGSGSGTLSAVNLSTWGVERPERAERLFATFRHYFSTTGASKSELRKVSDLTDGTFYRALDDLLKCGDLINDGTDKRPFYKAVVK, from the coding sequence ATGCCACCTGAAAGCGAAGTGGCGGCCTCCCATGGGGAAACCACCACTCACCAGCCTGCTGAAGCTGACACCGATATTACCGGCTACAGCGACATTCTCGACTACCTGAACGCCTGCTACGGCGACCAGACCGGCCGGGCGCACGCCGCCATCGGCCGCGACCCGCACCTCGTCGACGGCAAATACAAGCATCGGGTGTGGCAGGAGAATCACTCCGCATGGCCCGATGACGCCGAGGCGCTGGCCCGCACGCTGGCCGAAGCCAGCCACGACGGCGACGTGTACGTGTGCCCTTACCTCATGTGGACCGACAAACGCACACCCGGCGGCGCCGTGGGCCGCATCCTGGTACACGCCGACGTCGACCGTGAATGCGATCCGCAGAAGGTTCGCGATCTCGGCGGGTTCGCCGTCGCTTCGGGCACATCCGGTCACGCCCACGTCTACGTGCCGCTGTCCGAATCGGTTCCGGCGTATCAGCACAAAGCGCTCGAGCGCGCCCTGGTCGCGCACTTCGGCGCCGACGCCAAGATCAGCGCTAACGACGTGCTGAGGCCGCCGGGCACGCTCAGCTTCAAGCCGACCGTGTTCACGCCCGGCGCCGATCCGGCGCCCGTCACATGGCTGATACCGCCCAACGGTGACCGAGCCAACCCGCACACGCTGGCGTCGGAGCTCGGCGTGGTCCTGACCGAGTCGACCGTCAAAGGGCGCAACGGCGAACAGGTGACCAGCTCGGCGATGACGACCACGCCCGCGGGTGTGCCCGAGCCGGTCAACCTCGACGGCTATCCGACGGTGCAGGCGGCGCTCGCCCTCGACACCGGCGACCGCTCCGAGGACACCATGCGCGTCGTCGGCGCGTGCTATGACGCCGAGTTAGTCCTCGGTCAAACGCGATCGGTAGTCAGCCGTCGCGCCGATCTGGCGCAACGGCTCGCCGAACGCAGCGACGACGACGTACTGACGTGCTGGCTCAAGGTGGTTGACGACCGGCAGAACCGCAAGTGGATGGACAGCGGGCAGACCGCCAGCGGACCGAGCGACGATGGCGACAGCGGCGGCGGGCAGACAAAGCCGCCAACCTACGCCGGGCTGCTGCTCACCCGCTCCGCGCTGCGCACCCTGCCCAACCCGGCACCGCTCATCGATAACGTGCTCGACAAAGGAACCTGTGCGCTGCTCTACGGGCACCGCGGGACGTTCAAGACGTTCATCGCACTCGACTGGGCTCTCTGCGGCGCTACCGGCCGTCCCTGGCAGGGCAGGGCAACAGAGCGCGGCCGGGTGCTCTACATCGCCGCTGAGGGGGCATTCGGGGCCAAAGGGCGCATCGACGCCTGGGAAACCGGGTGGCACACCAGCGTTAGCGACGAGAACTTCGCGGTACTGCCGCGACCGGTCAACCTCAACACGCCCGCCGACGTAGCCAACCTGGGGGCGCTCATCGACTGGGGCGGCTACAGCTTCGTTCTCATCGACACAATGGCGCGATGCATGGTCGGCGCCGACGAGAACTCCGCCAAAGACACCGGCCTTATCGTTGACCGGCTGTACTGGCTGCTCGACAGGACACCCGGCCGTCGCGGTGTCGTGCTCGGCGTGCATCACACCGGCAAGGATGCCAAGACGCTACGCGGAAGCTCCGCGTTCGAGGCTGGGGTGGACACCGTCTACTCGACCACCCGCGACGACGGGGTGGTCATCCTCAACCGGGAGAAGCGAAAAGACGGCCCCGAAGCCGACCGCCACGAGCTGAGACTCGACCTCATCGAGGGCTCGGGAAGCGGCACCCTTTCGGCCGTAAATCTCTCCACCTGGGGGGTGGAGAGACCGGAGCGCGCGGAGCGCTTATTCGCCACCTTCCGCCACTATTTCTCCACCACAGGCGCCAGCAAGTCCGAGCTTCGGAAGGTGAGCGACCTAACGGACGGCACGTTCTACCGCGCGCTCGATGACCTGCTGAAATGCGGCGACCTCATCAACGACGGGACCGACAAACGACCGTTCTACAAAGCGGTCGTGAAATGA